Proteins from one Prinia subflava isolate CZ2003 ecotype Zambia chromosome 4, Cam_Psub_1.2, whole genome shotgun sequence genomic window:
- the LOC134549254 gene encoding uncharacterized protein LOC134549254: protein MTRLRARPSPGHDRRGRRWVHPRCPSAKRGPPSGGVRGGRGFFATKAGRRRASEQPANTATVPGKETGRVLRGASVGPGRRVGRRDLRQPGRCRERLSRPAVPARGWSRNAAPGRRFVQGLAGAIRVGNLQPSARGCQIWHPNMWAASQAPRVGMAKQRPLPEVPPLLELGKLSLAGELSLPRQLDGGTSHGASGRDPAALGTFQGEENELVWWSEAGAACALLRMLPAKDCSRA from the exons ATGACGCGGCTCCGTGCCCGGCCGTCTCCCGGCCACGACCGCCGGGGAAGGCGGTGGGTGCATCCCCGGTGCCCCTCTGCCAAGCGGGGCCCTCCCTCCGGGGGCG TGCGTGGGGGACGCGGCTTCTTCGCAACAAAAGCGGGGCGGCGCCGGGCGAGCGAACAGCCTGCGAACACCGCCACGGTGCCGGGGAAGGAAACGGGACGGGTGCTCCGCGGGGCCTCGGTGGGGCCCGGCCGCCGGGTAGGTAGGAGGGACCTACGCCagccggggcggtgccgggaGCGGCTCTCCCGGCCCGCAGTCCCGGCGAGAGGATGGTCCAGGAACGCGGCACCGGGCCGCCGCTTCGTGCAGGGCCTGGCCGGAGCCATCCGAGTGGGAAATCTCCAGCCATCTGCTCGTGGCTGCCAAATCTGGCACCCAAACATGTGGGCTGCCAGCCAAGCCCCGAGGGTGGGGATGGCAAAGCAAAGGCCGCTGCCAGAAGTGCCCCCGCTGCTGGAGCTAGGGAAGCTGTCGTTGGCCGGGGAGCTGTCATTGCCCAGACAGCTGGATGGGGGCACAAGCCATGGTGCCTCAGGCag GGATCCGGCAGCTTTGGGCACCTTCCAGGGAGAGGAGAATGAGTTGGTGTGGTGGAGTGAGGCTGGGGCAGCGTGTGCTCTGTTAAGGATGCTACCCGCTAAGGACTGTTCCAGGGCTTGA